The genomic stretch GCAACTCAATTGTTTTAATAATAGTATCTCTTGAAACATCTAAGCAATCACTTCCAATAATTACAACTTTTCCTCTTCCTAATGAGTAGACTTCATCAAATGCGTTTGTGATCCTATCGCCTAAAGTGTTTCCTAGCTGAGGTTTAAATTCAAGATCTTTTTTGCCTAACCACTCTCTTATTTCAGTTTTTTTATCGGGAGGATCGTAGAAAATTATTGTTTTGTAGTTATCAACTGCCATTGTGTTCTCAACAATAGATTGGGCCATATTTGAATAAATCTTGGCAGCCTCGTCATTCCCTATATCTTTTGCTAGTCTAGTTTTTACTTTTCCTGCTTGAGGATATTTTACAAAAATTATAAGAGTTTCCATTTTGATTGAGATAAAACTTATGCAGTAGTTCCGCCGCAGCTGCTACCAGAACCAGCCGTGCATCCAAAACAGTGGGATCCAAAAAGTATTCGTCTACCTACTAGTTTGTTATAGTCAAAATTAAATATCGTCATAGGTCTACCATTTATCACTGAGTCCATATCAAGCATCTGATTAAAATCACAG from Thermodesulfobacteriota bacterium encodes the following:
- a CDS encoding TIGR04282 family arsenosugar biosynthesis glycosyltransferase, whose product is METLIIFVKYPQAGKVKTRLAKDIGNDEAAKIYSNMAQSIVENTMAVDNYKTIIFYDPPDKKTEIREWLGKKDLEFKPQLGNTLGDRITNAFDEVYSLGRGKVVIIGSDCLDVSRDTIIKTIELLGSFDVVLGPAEDGGYYLLGTNAHRPELFENIDWSTSKVLNQTLENINKIGLTYKLLKTFKDIDTVDDLEGVGK